A single genomic interval of Acidobacteriota bacterium harbors:
- a CDS encoding MmgE/PrpD family protein — MHKTISRAISEFAVNLRYDDLPRDVVGEVKRYLYDSIGCALGGYHTRDVGIVRGIYEKMAGRPEATVIGFGERIPAVNAALVNSLMVRALDFNDIYWKEDPSHPSDLIPAALAAGERVDASMKDVITAIVLAYEFEMRLCEFAVPGVRERKWHHATLTQFVSPVVAGKLLGLTVDQMVNAIGISACHNHTIGCPTAGKLTMMKNTVDPMAVQAGVLAALMAQNGYSGTEAVFEGKEGLMDVYGPAWDEDKLTGRLGDSFKILECSMKAFPTEALTHTHLSCTLKVIRDNDIDHDQVESVTVTTIARACDILFDPHKYRPESRETADHSLPYCVAAAIVDRQITTQTFSDEKLKDPRIWEVIDRIKGEASEEFERMFPARQPSRVTIRTKDGKEYSAYLENPKGHPTEPMTREDLRAKFNALSGALMDAARQADMEEMIFACEKESARDFMAELVVKSTA, encoded by the coding sequence ATGCACAAGACAATATCTCGAGCGATATCCGAATTCGCCGTCAACCTTCGCTACGACGATCTGCCCCGGGACGTCGTAGGCGAGGTCAAGCGGTATCTCTACGATTCAATCGGCTGCGCGCTCGGCGGATATCATACCAGAGACGTCGGGATCGTTCGTGGCATCTACGAGAAGATGGCCGGGAGGCCTGAGGCTACGGTGATAGGCTTCGGCGAGAGAATACCGGCCGTCAACGCGGCCCTGGTCAACTCCCTGATGGTCCGTGCGCTGGATTTCAACGACATTTACTGGAAAGAGGACCCGTCACATCCATCCGACCTGATACCGGCGGCTCTGGCTGCGGGGGAACGCGTGGATGCCTCCATGAAGGATGTCATTACGGCGATTGTGCTGGCCTACGAGTTCGAGATGCGGCTCTGTGAGTTCGCGGTACCCGGCGTGCGCGAACGCAAATGGCACCATGCCACGCTCACCCAGTTTGTTTCGCCCGTGGTGGCCGGGAAGCTCCTGGGGCTGACCGTCGACCAGATGGTCAACGCCATCGGGATCAGCGCCTGCCACAACCATACGATCGGATGTCCGACCGCCGGCAAGCTCACGATGATGAAGAATACGGTGGACCCGATGGCCGTCCAGGCGGGTGTTCTCGCTGCTCTGATGGCGCAGAACGGCTATTCCGGCACGGAGGCCGTCTTTGAGGGCAAGGAGGGGCTGATGGACGTTTACGGGCCGGCCTGGGACGAGGACAAGCTGACCGGCAGGCTCGGTGATTCGTTCAAGATCCTTGAATGCAGCATGAAGGCGTTTCCGACCGAGGCGCTGACTCACACGCACCTGAGCTGCACGTTGAAGGTTATCAGGGACAATGACATTGACCACGACCAGGTTGAATCGGTGACCGTCACGACCATCGCGCGGGCATGCGATATCCTCTTTGACCCGCACAAGTATCGCCCCGAATCCCGGGAGACGGCCGACCATTCGTTGCCGTATTGTGTTGCAGCCGCAATTGTCGACAGGCAAATTACCACGCAGACTTTTTCCGATGAGAAGCTGAAAGACCCCCGCATCTGGGAAGTGATCGACCGTATCAAGGGAGAGGCGTCCGAAGAGTTTGAGCGAATGTTCCCGGCCAGGCAGCCGTCCCGGGTGACCATCCGCACCAAAGACGGTAAGGAATACAGTGCGTACCTGGAGAACCCGAAGGGCCACCCGACGGAGCCGATGACCAGGGAAGACCTGCGGGCGAAGTTCAACGCCCTGTCCGGCGCGCTGATGGATGCGGCCAGGCAGGCCGACATGGAGGAAATGATCTTCGCGTGCGAAAAGGAGAGCGCCCGCGATTTCATGGCGGAACTGGTTGTCAAATCCACGGCATGA
- the lysF gene encoding homoaconitase — translation MAQTLVEKIAQRFALGLEPGRSMRSGDYLSIQPAHVMTHDNTGAVIPKFKAIGARKIADPRQVVFALDHNVQDTSEKNLAKYSAIEAFAREMGVDFYPAGRGIGHQIMCEEGYAWPGTMVVASDSHSNMYGGLGCLGTPIVRTDAAAIWATGRTWWQVPPVARVELTGSLAPGASGKDVIITLCGFFNHDEVLNHAVEFVGDGIAALSIDDRLTIANMTTEWGALAGVFPVDDATIDWLRDRAEFVKRRGTAGVPSDADGHGGHPRLTREKVDRLDAGRLSVDKEAVYAKHLTLDLSTVSPHVSGPDTVKDMAPVAELSRRGVRIDKAYLVSCVNSRVGDIAAAARTIKGKKVADHVKFYVAAASSEVQAESERRGDWQTLLEAGAIPLPPGCGPCIGLGAGLLEDGEVGISATNRNFKGRMGSREAQAYLASPEVVAASAVAGRIDLPGPAQPGKVAGRVEVRRQGAEVTEKVPIIEGFPERLSGEIIYCHQDNLNTDGIFPGKYTYLDDFTAAQQAEVVMENYDPEFSDLVQSGDILLGGFNFGTGSSREQAATALKHRGIRLVLAGSFSETYKRNALNNGFLTIEAPELARDLGQRFGTDRLTVRTSIKATVDFVNSRVEADGKSYGVSPVGAAAQELIVCDGLENWVKKQLET, via the coding sequence ATGGCACAGACGTTGGTGGAGAAGATCGCCCAGCGGTTCGCGCTGGGGCTGGAACCGGGGCGGAGTATGCGAAGCGGCGACTACCTGTCGATCCAGCCGGCGCACGTGATGACCCATGACAACACGGGCGCCGTCATTCCCAAGTTCAAAGCGATAGGCGCCCGCAAAATTGCCGACCCGCGCCAGGTGGTCTTCGCCCTTGACCACAACGTGCAGGACACCAGCGAGAAGAATCTCGCGAAATACTCCGCCATCGAGGCCTTCGCCCGGGAAATGGGTGTCGACTTCTACCCGGCCGGGCGCGGGATCGGGCATCAGATCATGTGCGAGGAAGGCTACGCCTGGCCCGGCACGATGGTCGTGGCTTCGGACAGCCACTCCAACATGTACGGCGGGCTCGGTTGTCTGGGAACGCCGATCGTGCGCACCGATGCCGCCGCCATCTGGGCGACCGGCCGGACCTGGTGGCAGGTGCCGCCGGTAGCGCGGGTCGAACTGACAGGGTCACTGGCCCCGGGAGCCTCGGGCAAAGACGTCATCATCACCCTGTGCGGCTTTTTCAATCATGACGAAGTCCTTAACCACGCCGTAGAGTTTGTGGGTGACGGTATCGCGGCGCTTTCAATCGATGATCGACTGACCATTGCCAACATGACCACGGAGTGGGGGGCGCTGGCCGGGGTTTTTCCCGTTGACGACGCAACCATCGACTGGCTGCGCGACCGCGCCGAGTTTGTCAAACGGCGGGGCACGGCCGGCGTTCCGTCGGATGCGGACGGGCACGGCGGCCATCCACGGCTCACCCGGGAGAAGGTCGACCGGCTGGATGCTGGGCGCTTAAGTGTCGATAAAGAAGCAGTTTACGCCAAACATCTAACCCTTGACTTGAGCACGGTCTCGCCGCACGTCTCGGGGCCGGACACGGTCAAAGACATGGCGCCTGTGGCTGAGTTGAGCCGGCGCGGGGTTCGGATCGACAAGGCGTATCTGGTCTCCTGTGTCAATAGTCGAGTTGGGGACATAGCCGCCGCGGCCAGAACGATCAAGGGTAAGAAGGTTGCGGATCACGTCAAATTCTACGTAGCGGCGGCTTCGAGCGAAGTACAGGCCGAGAGCGAAAGGCGGGGCGACTGGCAAACCCTGCTGGAGGCCGGGGCGATCCCGCTTCCGCCGGGATGCGGCCCCTGCATCGGGCTCGGCGCGGGGCTGCTGGAGGACGGTGAAGTCGGGATTTCGGCGACCAACCGGAATTTCAAGGGCCGGATGGGGTCTCGGGAAGCGCAGGCATACCTGGCGTCGCCGGAGGTTGTGGCGGCGTCGGCCGTAGCCGGCAGGATCGATCTGCCGGGTCCGGCGCAGCCCGGGAAGGTCGCGGGACGGGTCGAAGTCAGGCGGCAGGGCGCCGAGGTCACCGAAAAAGTGCCCATTATAGAAGGTTTTCCGGAACGGCTCAGCGGAGAGATCATCTACTGCCATCAGGACAACCTTAACACCGACGGTATCTTTCCGGGGAAGTACACGTACCTTGACGACTTCACCGCCGCCCAGCAGGCCGAGGTGGTCATGGAGAACTATGACCCTGAGTTCTCCGACCTGGTTCAAAGCGGTGATATCCTGTTGGGTGGCTTCAACTTCGGCACCGGGAGTTCGCGCGAACAGGCGGCGACCGCACTCAAACACCGGGGGATTCGACTCGTGCTCGCCGGATCGTTCAGTGAAACGTACAAGCGAAACGCCCTTAACAACGGCTTCCTGACTATCGAAGCCCCGGAACTGGCGCGTGATCTCGGTCAGCGGTTTGGGACCGACAGACTGACCGTAAGAACATCAATAAAGGCAACCGTTGATTTCGTTAATTCGCGAGTAGAGGCCGACGGGAAATCATACGGTGTCAGCCCGGTCGGTGCAGCCGCCCAGGAACTGATTGTATGCGACGGGCTGGAAAACTGGGTGAAGAAACAACTGGAGACTTAG
- a CDS encoding Glu/Leu/Phe/Val dehydrogenase: MRKNDLSFFETVLAFFDKAAKLTRHPPGLLNQIKYCNSIYEFKFPLKRDDGSIEIIQAFRVEHSHHKLPVKGGIRYSEMVSEDEVKALAALMTFKCAIVDVPFGGAKGGVRVEPRKYTEAQLERITRRYTSELARKSFIGPGVDVPAPDYGTSSREMAWIVDTYSALNPNQIDAAACVTGKPIAQGGIHGRTEATGRGVFYGLVRAISYAEDMKKIGLAPGIEGKRIVVQGLGNVGYYTARFLQEAGAVLVALAEYDGAIYNDRGLDVDQVQAHRKESGTILNFPGATNFAANSDALEYECDILIPAALERQITVENAPRVKAKIVAEAANGPITADAEEILKGKGVLIVPDTYLNAGGVTVSYFEWLKNLSHVRFGRLSKRYEEATHAKLIETVETLTGKSLSEDQRRVAVHGADEIDLVNSGLEETMFNAYDEMREICLQTEGCSDLRTAAFLTAINKVAVSYMQLGIFP, translated from the coding sequence ATGCGAAAGAATGACCTGTCGTTTTTTGAAACGGTGCTGGCCTTTTTTGACAAGGCGGCGAAACTGACCAGGCATCCACCGGGTCTGCTCAACCAGATAAAGTACTGCAACAGCATTTACGAGTTCAAATTCCCGCTCAAGCGCGATGACGGCTCTATCGAGATAATCCAGGCCTTCCGCGTTGAGCACAGCCATCACAAGTTGCCGGTCAAGGGCGGCATCCGGTACAGTGAAATGGTCTCCGAGGACGAGGTCAAGGCGCTGGCGGCTCTCATGACGTTCAAATGCGCCATCGTCGACGTGCCCTTCGGGGGGGCGAAAGGCGGTGTCCGGGTGGAACCGCGCAAGTACACGGAGGCGCAGCTCGAGCGCATAACGCGCAGGTACACCTCGGAGCTGGCCAGGAAAAGTTTCATAGGCCCGGGCGTGGACGTACCGGCCCCGGACTATGGTACGAGCAGCCGGGAAATGGCCTGGATCGTCGACACGTACAGCGCCCTGAATCCGAATCAGATTGATGCCGCAGCCTGCGTGACGGGAAAGCCGATCGCACAGGGGGGGATTCACGGCCGGACCGAGGCCACGGGACGCGGCGTGTTCTACGGCCTGGTGCGGGCTATCTCGTACGCCGAGGACATGAAAAAGATCGGGCTGGCCCCCGGTATAGAGGGCAAGCGAATCGTCGTTCAGGGGCTGGGCAACGTCGGCTATTACACGGCCAGATTCCTGCAGGAAGCCGGAGCGGTGCTGGTGGCCCTGGCCGAGTATGACGGGGCCATTTACAATGACCGCGGCCTTGATGTCGACCAGGTGCAGGCGCATCGCAAGGAGTCCGGTACGATACTCAACTTTCCCGGGGCCACGAACTTTGCCGCCAATTCCGACGCTCTCGAGTACGAGTGCGATATCCTTATCCCCGCCGCCCTCGAGCGCCAGATAACGGTCGAAAACGCTCCCCGGGTCAAAGCCAAAATCGTCGCCGAGGCCGCCAACGGGCCGATCACCGCTGATGCGGAAGAAATCCTCAAAGGGAAAGGCGTGCTGATAGTGCCGGACACCTACCTGAACGCGGGCGGCGTGACGGTTTCGTACTTTGAATGGCTCAAGAACCTCTCTCACGTGCGGTTCGGCCGTTTGAGCAAACGGTACGAAGAAGCCACGCACGCCAAGTTGATAGAAACCGTCGAGACGCTGACGGGCAAGTCGCTCTCTGAAGATCAGCGTCGGGTGGCCGTTCACGGCGCGGACGAGATCGACCTGGTCAACTCCGGACTGGAAGAGACCATGTTCAATGCCTACGATGAGATGCGGGAGATCTGTCTGCAGACCGAGGGTTGCTCCGATCTGCGGACGGCGGCATTCCTCACCGCTATTAACAAAGTCGCTGTTTCATACATGCAACTGGGGATTTTCCCGTAA
- a CDS encoding FAD-binding oxidoreductase encodes MSIIDELCRILPPEQVSTQPDQLAVAAEDESTLPGVTPLAVVWAMSTADIAGVVKLCCAGGTPITTRGAGSALEGSTIPLADGIVLDLSRMNRVLDFWPEDLQVRVEPGIVYDDLNEHLKREGLFFPPSPGGSGDVATVGGMVATNASGVYSVKYGGTRQYVLALEVVTGTGDVLKLGNRASKRSSGYSLVDLVAGSEGTLAIISAVTIRLAGIPEDRLQTAFKFPTETDAARAVSEMYRYGLDLAAVEFLDRRITKALNRLKDYGLEEVPTLFLEFHGPRPALESNNSLAEEICSEFGAEKLELAGDHRPWEIRHWVTDAVKHFEPGYTVIRNDVAFPISRLPEMVEYCHRLGDERGITMFTFGHVGLGLLHALMLARRDDEDEWATACDINHMIVEKAIQLEGSISGEHGIGLGHKDLFAKEHGAAVDLMRGIKRQFDPRNILNPGKIFDM; translated from the coding sequence ATGAGCATCATAGACGAGCTTTGCCGGATTTTGCCGCCCGAGCAGGTTTCCACGCAGCCCGACCAGCTTGCCGTAGCGGCCGAGGATGAATCCACGCTGCCCGGCGTGACTCCGCTGGCCGTCGTCTGGGCCATGAGCACGGCAGATATCGCCGGGGTTGTGAAGCTATGCTGCGCCGGCGGCACGCCGATCACGACTCGCGGGGCAGGCAGCGCGCTGGAAGGCTCCACCATCCCCCTGGCCGACGGTATCGTTCTGGACCTCAGCCGCATGAACCGGGTCCTCGATTTCTGGCCCGAGGATCTCCAGGTCCGGGTCGAACCCGGCATCGTCTATGACGATCTTAACGAGCACCTCAAGCGCGAGGGACTTTTCTTCCCACCCTCCCCGGGAGGTTCCGGTGACGTCGCCACGGTCGGCGGGATGGTCGCCACCAACGCCAGCGGCGTCTACTCGGTCAAGTATGGAGGTACCCGCCAGTACGTGCTGGCCCTGGAGGTTGTCACCGGGACGGGTGACGTTCTCAAGCTGGGGAACCGTGCCTCCAAGCGGTCCAGCGGTTACAGCCTTGTCGATCTTGTGGCCGGGTCCGAGGGAACCCTGGCGATCATATCCGCCGTGACAATCCGGCTCGCCGGTATACCGGAAGACCGGTTGCAGACTGCCTTCAAGTTCCCGACCGAGACGGATGCGGCTCGCGCCGTGTCGGAGATGTATCGCTACGGACTGGACCTGGCCGCCGTGGAGTTCCTGGACCGGCGCATTACGAAAGCCCTCAACCGCCTGAAAGATTACGGCCTGGAAGAAGTGCCGACTCTGTTCCTGGAGTTCCACGGCCCGCGTCCGGCACTGGAATCGAACAACTCCCTGGCCGAAGAAATCTGCTCTGAGTTCGGCGCTGAGAAGCTCGAACTGGCCGGCGACCACCGCCCGTGGGAGATCCGCCACTGGGTTACCGACGCCGTCAAGCACTTTGAGCCCGGGTACACCGTTATCCGCAACGACGTCGCCTTCCCCATATCGAGACTGCCCGAGATGGTGGAATATTGTCACCGCCTCGGAGATGAACGCGGAATTACGATGTTCACGTTCGGCCACGTAGGTCTCGGCCTGCTGCACGCGCTTATGCTCGCACGGAGGGACGACGAAGACGAATGGGCCACCGCCTGCGACATCAACCACATGATAGTCGAGAAAGCGATCCAACTGGAAGGCAGTATCTCCGGCGAACACGGCATTGGACTGGGCCACAAAGACCTGTTCGCCAAGGAACACGGTGCGGCGGTCGACCTCATGCGCGGCATCAAGAGACAGTTCGATCCGAGGAATATCCTGAACCCGGGCAAAATATTCGACATGTA
- a CDS encoding Gfo/Idh/MocA family oxidoreductase translates to MSKNFAITGVAGYVASRHLRAIKETGNRLVAAVDPSDSVGILDRHFTDVKFFTEFERFDRHLDKLRRQSEDKRVHYVSICSPNYLHDAHVRFALRIGADAICEKPLVLNPWNIDPLRQLEQESGRHVSTILQLRVHPSLIALRDKIAREKANRKYEVVLTYITARGPWYLISWKGQPDRSGGLATNIGIHFFDLLIWLFGPVQHSEVHHSEPTKTAGFLELQKANVRWYLSIDRADLPRGASDSGQTTYRSITIGGEEIEFSAGFTDLHTVAYREILAGRGFGLEESRPSITLAHDIRVAKATGKNENSHPLLK, encoded by the coding sequence ATGTCGAAGAACTTTGCCATAACCGGCGTGGCCGGCTACGTTGCGTCACGCCACCTCAGAGCGATTAAGGAAACCGGGAACCGCCTGGTGGCGGCCGTGGATCCCAGTGATTCGGTCGGGATACTTGACCGTCATTTTACGGACGTCAAGTTTTTCACTGAGTTTGAGCGATTCGACCGCCACCTGGATAAGCTGCGGCGGCAGTCGGAAGATAAACGGGTCCATTACGTGTCCATTTGTTCGCCGAATTACCTGCATGACGCGCACGTGCGGTTTGCCCTGCGGATCGGTGCCGACGCGATATGCGAAAAACCGCTCGTTCTCAACCCCTGGAACATTGATCCGCTCAGGCAACTGGAGCAGGAGTCCGGTCGTCACGTCAGTACTATCCTGCAGTTGCGCGTGCATCCCTCGCTGATCGCCCTGAGAGACAAAATCGCCCGGGAAAAGGCGAACCGGAAGTACGAGGTGGTTCTCACGTACATTACGGCGCGCGGGCCGTGGTACCTGATCTCTTGGAAGGGCCAGCCGGACCGGTCGGGAGGCCTGGCTACGAATATCGGCATCCACTTCTTTGACCTGCTCATATGGTTGTTCGGCCCGGTACAGCACAGCGAGGTTCACCACAGCGAACCGACGAAAACGGCCGGCTTCCTGGAACTACAGAAGGCGAACGTACGGTGGTACCTTTCCATCGACCGCGCTGACCTTCCCCGGGGCGCGTCCGATTCGGGACAGACGACCTACCGATCAATCACGATCGGCGGGGAGGAAATCGAGTTCTCGGCAGGCTTTACCGACCTGCACACGGTGGCGTACCGGGAGATTCTGGCGGGCCGGGGGTTCGGCCTGGAGGAATCCAGACCGTCGATTACGCTGGCTCACGATATCCGCGTGGCGAAAGCGACCGGCAAAAACGAAAACTCACACCCGCTCCTGAAGTGA
- a CDS encoding class I SAM-dependent methyltransferase produces MCDVYAHEYDLMTNAAARESYHAREVAALAEAFKPTSVLDAGCATGLTAMLFARLGVAATGLDRSRKMISLARGKYGASGRSPVFRVGQFESLPGLLHGRFDLVVCLANAISGVGSVANLRKSLRNFCRVLKPGGALVLQMLNYAALKEGEVMPVRATRSDGIIWVRYSIRRGRKLALHAVRLDIDESPPLLEPFYHELDNFTVERVTQAMRSAGFRQLHRYADLLLSKRFTKSARDLVIVTRRPAGRQTV; encoded by the coding sequence ATGTGCGACGTCTACGCGCATGAATACGATCTTATGACCAACGCGGCGGCGCGGGAGAGTTACCATGCGCGCGAAGTAGCCGCCCTGGCCGAAGCATTCAAGCCGACCTCGGTGCTGGACGCCGGGTGTGCCACCGGCCTGACGGCGATGCTGTTTGCCCGGCTGGGCGTTGCCGCCACCGGGCTGGACAGGTCGCGGAAAATGATCAGCCTGGCCAGGGGGAAGTACGGTGCGTCGGGCCGGTCGCCTGTTTTTCGCGTCGGACAGTTTGAATCACTGCCCGGGCTGCTTCACGGGCGGTTTGACCTGGTGGTATGCCTGGCCAACGCCATATCCGGAGTCGGGTCGGTCGCCAACCTTCGGAAAAGCCTCAGGAACTTTTGCAGGGTTCTCAAGCCCGGAGGCGCCCTGGTGTTGCAGATGCTCAACTATGCCGCGCTCAAAGAGGGTGAGGTCATGCCCGTTCGCGCCACCAGGAGCGACGGCATCATATGGGTGCGGTATTCGATCCGGCGCGGGCGAAAACTGGCCCTTCACGCGGTACGGCTGGACATCGATGAAAGTCCGCCCCTGTTGGAACCGTTTTACCACGAACTTGACAATTTCACCGTTGAGCGGGTTACCCAGGCAATGCGCTCAGCGGGTTTTCGGCAACTGCACCGGTACGCTGATCTCCTGTTAAGCAAGAGGTTCACCAAGTCGGCCCGTGATCTTGTTATAGTCACGCGCAGGCCGGCCGGGCGCCAAACAGTTTGA
- the hisS gene encoding histidine--tRNA ligase: MAKRSQKKVKPRVLKGFRDYPPAEQIAREKMLSSVREAVELMGFLPLQTASLEYAETLLGPHYSKESLAELFGFRGPDDVDMALRYEFTLSLARYVAEHSELPLPFRRYQYGNIWRVDKPGPGRFREFMQFDIDIVGTQNLLADAEIIAAMVTIFDHLGIEDFEVRYSNRKILNGLIEWAGILPERGSDVLRVLDKYRKQGEQAVILELGSGRKDDSGAEIPGLSLPADQIDHIRDFLHEAIKRDTKDPLSWVRGNLSGFRQAEEGMSELEAVRDHLKAMGIDRSKAAVDLLIVRGLAYYTGPVFETYLTKLWDYGSVFSGGRYDNLVDRFLGRSVPAVGSSIGIDRLLAALIELKAFKYERATSQVLVTVMDRHRLPEYLKMLRELRDAGIRSEIFAGDTKNLTRQVRYGDRVGIPFALIAGSNEFESNKVTVKDLASGADQAGKTADREKWLKAEGFQETIPRDTLVSYLKKRLRES; the protein is encoded by the coding sequence ATGGCAAAGCGTTCACAAAAAAAAGTGAAGCCGCGAGTTCTCAAGGGGTTCAGGGATTACCCTCCCGCCGAACAGATCGCGAGGGAGAAGATGCTCTCATCCGTGCGCGAGGCGGTGGAGCTGATGGGCTTTCTGCCGTTGCAGACAGCCAGCCTCGAGTACGCTGAAACCCTGCTGGGACCGCACTACAGCAAGGAATCGCTGGCCGAACTGTTCGGCTTTCGCGGACCGGATGACGTTGATATGGCGCTGCGTTATGAGTTTACCCTGTCGCTGGCCCGTTACGTGGCCGAGCATTCGGAGCTCCCGCTGCCTTTCCGACGCTACCAGTACGGCAATATCTGGCGCGTGGACAAGCCCGGCCCGGGGCGCTTCCGCGAGTTCATGCAGTTTGACATCGATATCGTCGGCACGCAAAATCTGCTGGCCGACGCTGAAATCATCGCCGCCATGGTGACGATCTTCGACCATCTCGGTATCGAGGATTTCGAGGTTCGTTATTCCAATCGCAAGATTCTAAACGGACTGATTGAGTGGGCGGGTATTCTCCCTGAAAGGGGATCGGACGTTCTGCGCGTCCTGGACAAGTATCGGAAGCAGGGAGAGCAGGCCGTCATACTGGAACTGGGTAGCGGAAGAAAGGATGATTCCGGAGCCGAGATCCCCGGCCTCAGTCTTCCGGCGGACCAGATAGACCACATAAGGGATTTCCTGCACGAGGCGATCAAGCGGGACACCAAAGATCCGTTGTCATGGGTCAGGGGCAATCTCAGCGGGTTCCGGCAGGCGGAGGAGGGGATGAGCGAGCTGGAGGCGGTCCGGGATCACCTTAAGGCCATGGGGATTGATCGGAGCAAAGCGGCCGTCGACCTGTTGATCGTTCGCGGGCTGGCGTACTACACCGGGCCGGTGTTCGAGACATATCTGACAAAACTGTGGGATTACGGCTCGGTCTTCTCAGGGGGGCGGTACGATAACCTCGTAGACCGCTTCCTGGGCCGTTCCGTTCCGGCGGTCGGCTCATCCATCGGGATAGACCGTCTGCTCGCCGCGTTGATCGAGCTTAAAGCCTTCAAATACGAACGGGCGACCTCGCAGGTGCTGGTCACCGTGATGGACCGGCATCGCCTGCCTGAGTACCTGAAGATGCTTCGTGAACTGCGTGACGCCGGTATCCGGTCCGAGATATTCGCCGGAGACACCAAGAACCTTACGCGTCAGGTGCGCTACGGTGACAGAGTGGGGATACCGTTTGCCTTGATTGCCGGTTCAAACGAGTTTGAGTCAAACAAGGTCACCGTAAAGGACCTGGCCTCCGGTGCGGACCAGGCCGGGAAAACCGCTGACCGAGAGAAGTGGCTCAAGGCCGAGGGATTCCAGGAAACCATTCCGCGTGACACGCTGGTATCGTACCTGAAGAAGCGATTGAGGGAAAGCTGA
- a CDS encoding C1 family peptidase encodes MRALAIFLTLLLTADFAAAGSDGQLTDDLVGRLQSEFRDSADRKAVVNAVTNNDVSALALNREKLVHHDTYFSLKLKGAGITNQKSSGRCWLFAGLNVFAPAVMKRLELSSFEFSQSYLAFWDKMEKANTFLEQMITYRDKPIDDRRLVILLRSPFGDGGYWQYVTALIRKHGVVPKSAMPETIQSSKTGTINQLASVKLRRCASELRQMHEAGKSVDELRKHKEAMLGEIYTLLAVHYGEPPAEFTYRAETKDTTLLATSAYTPASFRDQYIGAELPEYAVLMNDPTKPLDRMYQLQDSRNIYESEDLVHLNLPIEKLKQYAVAALLDSQAIYFSCDVGKERYSDSALLMTGIYEYDRVFGIDFPMTKAERLAYRESTPNHAMVLMGVDTSASGEPVKWLVQNSWGTERGDDGMWYMYDGWFDTYVYTLAVPKGLLTDEDMRKLELKPIPIPPWDPMWEAQR; translated from the coding sequence ATGCGAGCCCTGGCCATTTTCCTTACTCTGCTTCTGACTGCCGATTTTGCGGCCGCCGGCAGCGACGGGCAGCTCACCGACGACCTTGTCGGTCGCCTTCAATCGGAGTTTCGGGACTCGGCTGACCGCAAGGCCGTCGTAAACGCCGTCACCAACAACGATGTTTCCGCCCTGGCGCTGAATCGCGAAAAACTCGTCCACCATGACACGTACTTCTCCCTTAAACTCAAGGGTGCCGGGATCACCAACCAGAAGAGTTCCGGTCGATGCTGGCTGTTCGCGGGATTAAACGTCTTCGCCCCGGCGGTGATGAAGAGGCTTGAGCTCTCCTCCTTCGAGTTCTCACAGTCCTACCTGGCCTTCTGGGACAAGATGGAGAAAGCCAACACGTTCCTGGAGCAGATGATCACATACCGTGACAAGCCAATTGATGATCGTCGCCTCGTGATTCTCCTGCGCTCTCCGTTTGGCGACGGCGGTTACTGGCAATATGTAACGGCCCTGATCCGGAAGCACGGCGTAGTGCCGAAATCGGCCATGCCGGAGACGATACAGTCGTCAAAGACCGGGACGATCAACCAACTGGCCAGTGTCAAGCTGCGTCGCTGCGCCTCCGAACTTCGCCAGATGCACGAGGCCGGCAAGAGCGTCGACGAACTGAGGAAGCACAAGGAAGCCATGCTCGGCGAGATATATACCCTCCTGGCAGTCCACTACGGCGAGCCTCCGGCCGAGTTTACCTACCGGGCCGAGACGAAAGACACCACTCTGCTGGCGACATCGGCGTACACGCCGGCGTCGTTCCGCGACCAGTATATCGGCGCCGAGCTGCCTGAATACGCGGTCCTGATGAACGATCCGACCAAGCCTCTTGACCGCATGTACCAACTCCAGGACAGCCGCAACATATATGAGTCCGAGGACCTGGTTCACTTGAACCTGCCGATTGAGAAGCTGAAGCAGTACGCCGTGGCGGCCCTTCTTGACAGCCAGGCGATTTACTTTTCCTGCGACGTCGGCAAGGAGCGTTACAGCGATTCTGCGCTGCTCATGACCGGCATTTACGAGTACGACCGCGTGTTCGGCATCGACTTCCCCATGACCAAGGCCGAACGGCTCGCGTACCGGGAAAGCACCCCCAACCATGCCATGGTGCTGATGGGCGTTGATACTTCCGCGAGCGGCGAGCCCGTCAAGTGGCTCGTGCAGAACAGCTGGGGGACCGAACGCGGTGATGATGGAATGTGGTACATGTACGACGGCTGGTTTGATACTTACGTCTACACGCTTGCCGTGCCGAAAGGCCTTCTGACCGATGAAGACATGAGGAAGCTGGAGCTAAAGCCGATTCCCATACCACCGTGGGATCCCATGTGGGAGGCCCAGAGGTAG